The Marivirga salinae DNA window AACAATCATACCCAATATCATTTGGGTTGCTCCAGCTTAAAATATGATCCTTAGCTAAGTCCTCAGGAAAAATTGCAGGAAGCTCAAAAGCTTCTGGATTCTTTGAGTTATGTCCTTTGCCAACAGAATACTCCCAAACAATGGTTCTTCTGCCATATTCACCAAATATGCCTTTTTCCATTTTTATAAAAGTACCGTTTACCAAACGTATGGTTCCATTATCGCCATTACGGCTCTTCTTATTTTTACGGTCTTTTATTAGATGAATGGTCTTTGGAACACATTTAGTAAACACACATATATTTA harbors:
- a CDS encoding site-specific DNA-methyltransferase, producing MFTKCVPKTIHLIKDRKNKKSRNGDNGTIRLVNGTFIKMEKGIFGEYGRRTIVWEYSVGKGHNSKNPEAFELPAIFPEDLAKDHILSWSNPNDIGYDCFMGSGTTAKIALLTNRKYIESKIAPFYCDLADKRLLNTYIK